One stretch of Filifactor alocis ATCC 35896 DNA includes these proteins:
- a CDS encoding DUF3847 domain-containing protein, with protein sequence MKNRDENILMTEKEIKQLQNKRKKLIRQQKQEERKKRGRRFYEKGAFFESIFFERKDFSKDEFYQLITSLNSREEIHSLAQGKNILSVFENLICNNIDNHSTGLEEYIESYRLLKREK encoded by the coding sequence ATGAAAAACAGAGATGAAAATATCCTAATGACAGAAAAAGAAATCAAGCAGTTACAAAACAAAAGAAAAAAGCTTATCAGGCAGCAAAAACAGGAAGAACGAAAGAAAAGAGGTAGACGGTTTTATGAAAAAGGAGCATTCTTTGAAAGTATCTTTTTTGAAAGAAAGGACTTTAGCAAAGACGAATTTTATCAGTTAATCACTTCTCTAAATAGCAGAGAAGAAATCCACTCTCTCGCCCAAGGAAAAAATATACTATCCGTTTTTGAAAATCTTATCTGTAACAATATAGATAATCACAGTACAGGTTTAGAAGAATATATTGAAAGCTATCGGCTCCTTAAAAGAGAAAAATAG
- a CDS encoding TRAP transporter large permease gives MIIFILFIILFLLIGISVPIGIALGLATTLTMLISKDVSLNFVAQNAFTSLDSFPLMAIPFFMLAGNIMSYGGVSKKLLNLADALVGKIIGGLAMVTTVTCMFFAAISGSGPATVSAIGSFMIPEMNEKGYSPGFSAAITSVSGAIGVIIPPSIPFVIYGVTSGASIGDMFIAGVIPGILIGLGLMITSYIIAKKEGFKGTKEAPPLGKAFFEAIPSLTVPVVILGGIYAGIFTPTESAAVGCVYGIFISMVFNKSMSFKDLYNALKDAVLINGATTYMVGLSSSFAFYLTIKQVPFQIGQLLGQIDNSIVVMLLMIVILLIVGLFIDNISSCIILTPIMLPIVKQFGVDPVHFGIIMTMALAIGFSTPPYGANLFVASAIGNVSVEKMIKYLKWLLLANIIVLLLVTFIPSISMGLLSLIK, from the coding sequence ATGATAATATTTATATTATTTATTATATTATTTTTACTAATTGGAATCAGTGTTCCAATAGGGATTGCATTAGGATTAGCAACAACTTTAACTATGTTAATCTCCAAAGATGTATCATTAAATTTTGTTGCTCAAAATGCCTTTACATCTTTAGACTCTTTTCCGTTAATGGCAATACCGTTTTTTATGTTAGCCGGTAATATTATGAGTTATGGCGGGGTGTCTAAAAAATTATTAAACTTAGCAGATGCACTGGTAGGTAAAATAATTGGTGGATTAGCTATGGTGACAACTGTAACATGTATGTTTTTTGCCGCTATATCCGGTTCAGGACCTGCAACTGTTTCAGCGATTGGTTCTTTTATGATACCTGAAATGAATGAAAAGGGATATTCCCCAGGGTTTTCAGCCGCGATAACTTCTGTCTCAGGAGCTATAGGGGTAATAATACCTCCGAGCATACCTTTTGTTATATATGGAGTTACAAGTGGAGCTTCAATAGGAGATATGTTTATAGCGGGTGTAATTCCAGGGATTTTAATTGGTTTGGGTCTTATGATTACAAGCTATATTATAGCAAAAAAAGAAGGATTTAAGGGAACCAAAGAAGCTCCTCCGTTAGGCAAAGCGTTTTTCGAAGCTATCCCTTCTTTGACAGTTCCGGTTGTTATTTTAGGAGGTATTTATGCAGGTATATTTACACCCACTGAATCAGCGGCAGTAGGGTGTGTATACGGAATTTTTATTAGTATGGTGTTTAATAAGAGTATGTCCTTTAAAGATTTGTATAATGCGTTGAAGGATGCAGTGTTAATCAATGGGGCAACAACATATATGGTTGGATTATCTTCATCATTTGCATTTTATTTAACGATTAAGCAAGTTCCGTTTCAAATCGGACAATTATTAGGACAGATAGATAATAGTATAGTAGTAATGTTATTGATGATAGTTATATTATTGATTGTAGGTTTATTTATAGATAATATATCATCCTGTATAATTTTGACTCCGATAATGTTACCTATAGTCAAGCAATTTGGAGTAGATCCGGTTCACTTTGGAATAATTATGACAATGGCTTTAGCAATAGGTTTTTCTACTCCACCGTATGGAGCAAATCTATTTGTAGCTTCGGCTATAGGAAATGTTTCTGTAGAAAAAATGATTAAGTATTTAAAATGGTTATTGCTGGCTAATATTATAGTGTTATTGTTAGTAACATTTATTCCGAGTATTTCAATGGGATTATTAAGTTTAATTAAATAA
- the hflX gene encoding GTPase HflX, translating into MEQDKREVCYSAILVGVDFGKKSEVFAKFEDSMKELEELAQAAEIEVVGQMTQPRDSVDVKYYIGKGKVEELRELAENMEVNLIVFNNELSGSQLRNLEEGIGVTVIDRTMLILDIFAKRARTGEGKLQVELAQLKYKLPRLINSSTNLSRTGAGIGARGPGEKKLETDKRRIQRKIFEIERELKEVKHNREVQRKGRLKSELPIVALAGYTNAGKSTLFNELLKEHKEYTEEKEVFVKNMLFATLDTTLRKSQLPNGMEYLLTDTVGFVSNLPHDLVNAFHSTLEEIKYADLILHVVDVSNEKYDLQMNTTQHVLKEIGVGDIPIVTVFNKIDLLEENFVISKESNKISISAKTGYHKQELLEKIQSIVCKNRRVTMLIPYVDGSVLNDLHNKYRIEEEVYEEQGTKVVLSVDETDYHKYRDNIIEE; encoded by the coding sequence GTGGAACAGGACAAAAGAGAGGTCTGTTATTCTGCCATTTTGGTAGGAGTAGATTTCGGGAAAAAAAGCGAAGTTTTTGCGAAGTTTGAAGACAGTATGAAAGAGTTGGAGGAATTGGCACAGGCGGCTGAAATAGAGGTGGTCGGTCAAATGACGCAACCGAGGGATTCCGTTGATGTAAAATATTATATCGGAAAGGGAAAAGTGGAAGAACTTCGAGAATTGGCAGAAAATATGGAAGTTAATTTGATTGTGTTCAACAACGAGTTATCCGGTTCGCAACTTCGCAATTTGGAAGAGGGAATCGGAGTGACTGTGATTGACCGAACGATGTTGATTTTAGATATTTTTGCAAAGCGGGCAAGGACGGGAGAAGGAAAGTTGCAGGTGGAACTTGCACAGCTGAAATATAAGCTGCCAAGACTGATTAACAGCAGTACCAACCTTTCCAGAACGGGTGCCGGAATCGGTGCGAGGGGTCCCGGAGAGAAAAAACTCGAGACAGATAAACGAAGAATTCAAAGAAAAATATTTGAGATTGAGCGCGAGTTGAAAGAGGTGAAGCACAATCGTGAAGTACAAAGAAAGGGCAGACTGAAATCAGAGCTTCCGATTGTAGCATTGGCAGGCTATACGAATGCAGGCAAATCCACTTTGTTTAATGAGCTTTTGAAAGAGCACAAGGAATATACGGAAGAAAAAGAAGTTTTTGTAAAGAATATGCTGTTTGCGACATTGGATACGACGCTTCGAAAGTCGCAACTCCCAAACGGAATGGAGTACTTGTTGACGGATACGGTCGGATTTGTATCTAATTTGCCACATGATTTGGTCAATGCGTTTCATTCCACTTTGGAAGAAATCAAGTATGCAGATTTGATTCTCCATGTGGTGGATGTTTCCAACGAAAAATATGATTTGCAGATGAATACAACACAACATGTGCTCAAGGAGATTGGTGTAGGGGATATTCCCATTGTGACGGTATTCAACAAGATTGATTTGTTGGAAGAAAACTTTGTTATATCCAAGGAGAGCAATAAGATTTCTATCTCTGCAAAAACAGGATACCATAAGCAGGAGTTGCTCGAAAAAATCCAGTCCATCGTTTGTAAAAACAGAAGAGTGACGATGTTAATTCCCTATGTGGATGGAAGTGTGTTGAATGATTTGCACAACAAGTATCGGATTGAAGAAGAGGTGTATGAGGAACAGGGAACCAAAGTGGTGTTATCGGTTGATGAGACGGATTATCATAAATATCGAGATAACATAATAGAAGAGTAA
- a CDS encoding GNAT family N-acetyltransferase, translated as MNYIYEENRIFANNEEGKLVAEITFRHIEEDVIDIDHTFVDSSLRGQGIANQLMLEVNKLLHEKNWKAVPTCSYAVRWAEDETHDTTHFLKK; from the coding sequence ATGAACTATATTTATGAAGAGAATCGTATTTTTGCAAACAACGAGGAAGGAAAGCTTGTTGCTGAGATTACATTTCGACACATTGAAGAAGATGTGATTGACATTGATCATACCTTTGTAGATTCATCATTGAGAGGACAGGGAATTGCAAATCAGTTGATGCTTGAGGTGAACAAACTGTTGCACGAAAAAAACTGGAAGGCGGTACCGACTTGTTCTTATGCAGTGAGATGGGCAGAGGACGAAACGCATGATACGACACATTTTCTGAAAAAGTAG
- the nadE gene encoding NAD(+) synthase, protein MKNEILEQKIRKTVEWLREQVVQSHTRGLILGISGGIDSAVAGFLIKMACPDNSLGVIMPIKSSEKDMEHAKELVEKADLTHMTLDLTQAHSLMLSTVKETMQDAWREDFARISDANTRARLRMTGLYTIANNLGYLVVGTDNAAEIYTGYFTKYGDGGVDVLPIAHLKKSEVYEWAEYLGVPQSILDKAPSADLWEGQTDEIEMGTTYRCIDAFLDGQEVPEKDREVIERLHRNSEHKRHTATVPPEF, encoded by the coding sequence ATGAAAAACGAAATATTGGAACAAAAAATTCGAAAAACAGTTGAATGGTTGCGGGAACAAGTGGTGCAATCGCACACAAGGGGATTGATTCTGGGAATTTCCGGAGGAATTGATTCTGCTGTTGCGGGATTTTTGATCAAAATGGCATGTCCTGACAATTCTTTAGGAGTGATTATGCCAATCAAAAGTTCTGAAAAGGATATGGAGCATGCAAAAGAGCTTGTGGAGAAAGCGGACTTGACACATATGACATTGGATTTGACACAGGCACACAGTTTGATGCTCAGTACAGTGAAAGAAACGATGCAGGATGCATGGAGAGAAGATTTTGCAAGAATTTCAGATGCAAATACTCGGGCAAGGCTTCGTATGACGGGACTGTATACCATCGCAAACAATTTAGGATATTTGGTTGTCGGAACCGACAATGCTGCCGAAATTTATACAGGATACTTTACAAAATATGGTGATGGCGGAGTAGATGTTCTACCGATTGCACATTTGAAAAAATCAGAGGTATATGAGTGGGCAGAGTATTTGGGAGTTCCACAAAGCATTTTGGACAAAGCGCCGTCTGCCGATTTGTGGGAGGGTCAAACTGACGAGATAGAGATGGGAACAACATATCGTTGTATTGATGCTTTCTTAGATGGACAGGAAGTTCCGGAAAAGGATAGGGAAGTGATAGAAAGATTACATCGAAACTCAGAACACAAGAGACATACTGCTACTGTTCCGCCTGAGTTTTAG
- a CDS encoding YigZ family protein — MKSYRTIQQSGENEIVIEKSRFIAHCRYVETVEEAENFIHEMKKKYYDATHNVSAYRLMMEPLVEKSSDDGEPSGTSGLPMLSVLRQLNLYNVCVVVTRYFGGIKLGKGGLVRAYSQSAAQGVKQTGIVSKEVHQVMSLKMDYTLYGKVKNEVEKRGFLLKDTLFSDMVELQLYVKEEEVESLSSYFIDFCEGRIEIQLGEKEYMERLVDCES; from the coding sequence TTGAAATCATATCGTACGATACAACAGTCGGGTGAAAATGAAATCGTGATTGAAAAATCACGGTTTATTGCACATTGCAGATATGTAGAAACGGTAGAAGAGGCGGAGAATTTTATTCATGAGATGAAAAAAAAATACTATGATGCAACCCATAATGTGTCTGCATATCGCTTGATGATGGAGCCTTTAGTGGAAAAATCATCGGATGACGGAGAACCTTCCGGCACTTCCGGTCTTCCTATGCTAAGTGTACTTCGACAGTTGAATCTTTACAACGTCTGTGTAGTTGTGACGAGGTACTTCGGAGGAATCAAGCTGGGCAAAGGCGGTTTGGTGCGTGCTTACAGTCAGTCTGCCGCTCAAGGAGTAAAACAGACGGGAATTGTTTCAAAAGAAGTACATCAGGTGATGAGTCTGAAAATGGATTATACCTTGTACGGAAAAGTCAAAAATGAGGTGGAAAAAAGAGGATTTCTATTGAAAGATACCTTGTTTTCGGATATGGTAGAACTACAACTTTATGTGAAAGAAGAAGAGGTAGAATCATTGTCGTCATATTTTATAGATTTTTGTGAAGGCAGGATAGAGATTCAATTAGGAGAAAAAGAGTATATGGAACGGCTTGTAGATTGTGAGTCGTGA
- a CDS encoding GntR family transcriptional regulator translates to MSRQKDYKKNISYQIYLKLKEKILTLEYKPGEVLLEDDMVKEFDASRTPIREAIRYLKIEGFVNQGSGNKVSSLSLNEYVMIFQMRESLELLSIKLATLNWNEENIVLLENNLLKQKNLLYKKDHKPLFFLELDKEFHSIIAEIGGNFLLKQELLKYYDLYFRYNYFCGFKSRKDYAVVEHENLLTMIKTRNVNLSMSEMKSHMGNVNNNIIINLAKKLNQLNNEQDF, encoded by the coding sequence ATGAGTAGACAAAAAGATTATAAGAAAAATATTTCTTATCAAATATATCTAAAATTAAAAGAGAAAATTCTAACACTTGAATATAAACCGGGGGAAGTTTTACTAGAAGATGATATGGTTAAAGAGTTTGACGCCAGCAGAACTCCTATTAGAGAAGCTATTAGGTATTTAAAAATTGAAGGGTTTGTCAATCAAGGAAGTGGAAATAAAGTATCATCTTTGTCTTTAAATGAATATGTAATGATTTTTCAGATGCGCGAATCTTTGGAGTTGCTATCTATCAAACTTGCAACATTAAATTGGAATGAAGAAAATATAGTTTTATTGGAAAATAACTTACTTAAGCAAAAAAATTTATTATACAAAAAAGATCACAAGCCCTTATTTTTTTTAGAGTTGGATAAGGAATTCCATTCTATAATTGCTGAGATAGGAGGAAATTTTTTATTAAAACAGGAACTTTTAAAATATTACGATTTATATTTCCGATATAATTATTTTTGTGGTTTTAAAAGCAGAAAAGATTATGCTGTAGTTGAACACGAAAATTTACTAACTATGATAAAAACAAGAAACGTAAATCTATCTATGTCTGAAATGAAATCTCATATGGGAAATGTAAATAATAACATTATTATTAATTTGGCAAAAAAATTAAATCAATTGAATAATGAACAGGACTTTTAA
- a CDS encoding pyridoxal phosphate-dependent aminotransferase produces MKLSNRLLGMPFSGTRKLTPYIEKAKSDGKKIIAMYVGQPDIKTPVGFFEAIRDFQPEVLSYGENNGNPELRKVISKYYHSYGIDFNPDEIFITVAGSEALLFSLISTCDAGDNILAVEPLYTDYNSITKEVNVEIKPITTGPENGYHLPSRERIESLIDEKTKAILMNHPNNPTGVVYTDEEINMICDIATENDLFIISDEVYREFVYDGLKYTSFAHVDKVKDNVIIVDSISKRFSACGARIGSIASKNKDFVANIGKLCQSRICAPTLEQIGAIELYKTPKSYLEEINKEYEHRRDVVYELLTKIDGVVCQKPEGAFYISAELPVDNAEDFLIWMLENFEDKGEVVMVSSIEGFYATEGLGKREVRIAYVLEEDKLRRAMELLEKALSAYANR; encoded by the coding sequence ATGAAATTGTCAAACAGACTTTTAGGAATGCCTTTTTCAGGGACAAGAAAACTAACACCCTATATTGAAAAAGCAAAAAGCGATGGAAAGAAGATTATTGCTATGTATGTTGGACAGCCGGATATAAAAACGCCGGTAGGTTTTTTTGAAGCAATCAGAGATTTTCAACCTGAAGTATTGTCATATGGAGAAAATAACGGAAATCCCGAATTAAGAAAAGTGATAAGCAAGTACTATCATTCTTATGGTATTGATTTTAATCCTGATGAGATATTTATAACTGTAGCAGGGAGTGAAGCTTTGTTATTTTCGTTAATATCAACCTGTGATGCCGGAGATAATATTTTAGCAGTTGAGCCTCTGTATACGGACTACAATTCAATAACGAAAGAAGTAAATGTAGAAATTAAGCCTATAACAACCGGTCCGGAAAACGGATATCATTTACCATCAAGAGAAAGGATTGAATCTTTAATAGATGAAAAAACAAAAGCTATACTTATGAATCATCCAAATAATCCTACAGGGGTAGTATACACTGATGAAGAAATTAATATGATTTGTGATATAGCAACTGAAAATGATTTATTTATTATATCTGATGAAGTATATAGGGAATTCGTTTATGATGGCTTAAAATACACTTCTTTTGCACATGTTGACAAAGTGAAGGATAATGTAATTATAGTAGACAGTATATCCAAAAGATTCAGTGCATGCGGTGCAAGAATAGGAAGTATTGCAAGTAAAAACAAAGATTTTGTAGCGAATATTGGAAAGTTATGTCAATCGAGAATATGTGCGCCGACGTTGGAGCAAATCGGAGCCATTGAACTTTATAAAACTCCTAAATCATATTTGGAGGAAATAAATAAAGAATATGAGCACAGAAGGGATGTGGTTTATGAACTGTTGACAAAGATTGATGGAGTTGTTTGTCAAAAGCCTGAAGGAGCGTTTTATATTTCAGCAGAATTGCCTGTAGATAATGCTGAAGATTTTCTGATATGGATGCTTGAAAATTTTGAAGATAAGGGAGAGGTAGTTATGGTATCTTCAATTGAGGGCTTTTATGCAACAGAAGGGTTAGGAAAAAGGGAGGTGAGAATAGCATACGTGTTAGAAGAGGACAAGCTGAGACGTGCTATGGAATTACTGGAAAAAGCGTTGTCAGCATATGCTAACAGATAA
- a CDS encoding TRAP transporter small permease, which yields MILKTLKWIDKYFEEVTLVALLAVTVTLTFIQVIMRYIFHNSLSWSEELARYLFLYLIWIGAAYAVKRESHLRIQIILSKIPSKHLNKFEVFIYLIWLGFTMFLFLSSLKMTINIFSSGQLSPAMRIPMGYAYVSIPLGTGLMCFRIIQKMLKREK from the coding sequence ATGATATTGAAAACTTTAAAATGGATTGATAAATATTTTGAGGAAGTGACACTTGTTGCTTTGTTGGCAGTAACTGTAACTTTAACATTTATACAAGTGATTATGAGGTATATTTTTCATAATTCTCTTTCGTGGAGTGAAGAATTGGCTAGGTATTTGTTTTTATATTTGATTTGGATAGGAGCGGCTTATGCGGTAAAAAGAGAATCACATTTAAGAATACAAATTATATTAAGTAAAATACCAAGTAAACATCTGAACAAATTTGAAGTTTTCATTTATTTAATATGGCTTGGGTTCACAATGTTTTTATTTTTGAGTTCCTTGAAAATGACAATTAATATTTTTTCGAGCGGGCAATTATCTCCTGCTATGAGAATTCCTATGGGGTACGCATATGTTTCAATTCCTCTTGGAACTGGGCTTATGTGCTTTAGAATAATTCAGAAAATGTTGAAAAGGGAAAAGTGA
- a CDS encoding C-terminal binding protein, whose translation MKILLSSVIVPHPDIEEKIIEKVNYDFVFVPNEDEETFLEEIKSADAIVTADKKIDADMIDSMTNCKVIVRQGIGFDSIDIAKAKQKGIYVCNVPDYSVEEVSEFTVALLLMLARHLNVYAEHVRKGIWDIQSVYDIAGYCPMRRSSTQTLGIVGFGKIARLVAKKAKPFGFKIISFDPYVSKEVADSMNVELVSLDTLLENSDFITINAPLTEETFHIIDKEAFKKMKKTAYLINTARGPHVCEEDLYEALKGKVIAGAAIDVTETEPLPKNHKLLSLENLIITPHAAFFTKDSFEELRKKAMEEAIRVLDGKAPLNCVNK comes from the coding sequence ATGAAAATTTTATTGAGCTCAGTAATAGTACCTCATCCGGATATAGAAGAAAAGATTATTGAAAAGGTAAATTATGATTTTGTATTTGTACCTAATGAAGATGAAGAAACATTTCTTGAAGAAATAAAAAGTGCTGATGCTATAGTAACTGCAGATAAAAAAATAGATGCAGATATGATAGATTCTATGACTAATTGCAAAGTTATTGTTCGTCAAGGGATAGGTTTTGATTCAATTGATATTGCAAAAGCTAAACAAAAAGGAATATATGTTTGTAATGTTCCTGATTATAGTGTGGAGGAAGTATCAGAATTTACTGTTGCTCTGCTCTTAATGTTAGCAAGACATTTGAATGTATATGCCGAACATGTGAGAAAGGGGATATGGGATATACAAAGTGTGTACGATATAGCCGGATATTGTCCAATGAGAAGATCTTCTACGCAAACATTAGGTATTGTTGGATTTGGAAAAATTGCAAGACTTGTAGCTAAAAAAGCAAAGCCTTTTGGATTTAAAATTATCAGCTTTGATCCATATGTTTCAAAAGAAGTTGCTGACAGCATGAATGTAGAATTGGTTAGTTTGGATACTCTTTTGGAGAATTCTGATTTTATTACTATAAATGCACCTTTGACTGAAGAAACTTTTCATATAATTGATAAAGAAGCTTTTAAAAAGATGAAGAAAACAGCATATCTTATTAATACTGCTCGTGGTCCTCATGTATGTGAAGAAGATTTATATGAAGCTTTGAAGGGAAAAGTGATTGCCGGTGCTGCAATAGATGTTACAGAAACAGAACCACTTCCTAAAAATCATAAGCTATTGAGTTTGGAAAACTTGATTATAACACCTCATGCAGCTTTCTTTACTAAAGATTCTTTTGAAGAATTGAGAAAAAAAGCTATGGAAGAGGCTATAAGAGTATTGGATGGAAAAGCACCTTTAAATTGTGTCAATAAATAA
- a CDS encoding Ldh family oxidoreductase, whose translation MNVDINKTKNFVKAIFTSLGLSNRYAEMSMEVILQAELTGVLTHGLAKLPFYVMRYKNKSENISPKIKIMNNHTNNILLDGDNASGLIVGPEALKICIRSAKEKGIAAVAVKNSGHFGCGNYYSWKFAEENLIGIVMTNSAPLMAPYGGKEREIGTNPITVAIPANHENPIILDMASSIAAYGKIQVAAIVNEKIPFTWANNKDGMVTDNPTEALNGTLQPLGGYKGYGLAVIVDALTSLLSHGEFGKNISSVEELSENSSEKISHFMLGIDPSTFYDIGDFLSYVDSYVKYIKNSPKAEGNDEIFLPGEIEFNKYHQNIEQGLTIRNETKAILLQIANDLGLNFDDYASLEELISNAY comes from the coding sequence GTGAATGTAGATATCAATAAAACCAAAAACTTTGTTAAGGCCATATTTACCAGTTTAGGACTTTCGAATAGATATGCAGAAATGAGTATGGAAGTAATACTTCAAGCAGAGTTAACGGGAGTCTTAACACATGGATTAGCTAAGCTACCTTTCTATGTAATGAGATATAAAAATAAAAGTGAAAATATATCTCCCAAAATAAAAATAATGAACAATCACACAAATAATATATTGTTGGATGGAGACAATGCCAGTGGTTTAATTGTAGGTCCGGAAGCATTAAAAATTTGTATCCGAAGTGCAAAAGAAAAGGGGATAGCGGCAGTAGCTGTAAAAAACAGTGGACATTTTGGATGCGGGAACTACTACTCTTGGAAATTTGCTGAGGAGAATCTAATAGGAATTGTAATGACGAATAGTGCTCCGTTAATGGCACCGTACGGTGGGAAAGAAAGAGAAATAGGAACAAATCCCATAACTGTAGCGATACCTGCCAATCATGAAAACCCGATAATTTTAGATATGGCTAGCAGTATTGCTGCATATGGTAAAATTCAGGTAGCAGCAATCGTTAATGAAAAAATTCCTTTTACATGGGCAAATAATAAAGATGGGATGGTAACAGATAATCCTACAGAAGCTTTAAATGGAACTCTACAGCCTTTAGGCGGATATAAAGGTTATGGTTTGGCAGTTATAGTTGATGCCTTAACAAGTTTATTATCACATGGAGAATTTGGTAAAAATATTTCAAGTGTTGAAGAACTCTCAGAAAATTCAAGTGAAAAGATAAGTCACTTTATGTTGGGAATAGATCCATCTACTTTTTATGATATAGGTGATTTTTTATCTTATGTAGATTCTTATGTTAAGTATATTAAAAATTCTCCAAAAGCAGAGGGGAATGATGAAATATTTTTACCGGGAGAAATTGAGTTTAACAAATATCATCAAAATATTGAGCAGGGTCTTACTATAAGAAATGAAACAAAAGCGATTTTGCTTCAAATAGCAAATGACTTAGGGTTGAATTTTGATGATTATGCATCTCTAGAGGAGTTAATATCAAATGCTTATTGA
- a CDS encoding TRAP transporter substrate-binding protein, whose protein sequence is MRKKIQLLGILVFCLALLTACGGGNNATSSEGVKTIRISHVLPEEHPTNTTLVEYFKPIVEEKSGGKLKVEIYPNAQLGSDRQAIESVINGSIEMSVPGGPVLSGFYEKFMVYDLPFLFDTREAAYAACDGELKDKLSEKLLESQNIRILGIGENGFRHITTNKGPIKEPKDLKGLKIRTMESPNHMKTFEALGANATPMAFNELFTALQQGTVDGQENPIAIIYTSKLYEVQKYLVLDGHYYVNCPYIVNETFWQSLSSEEQNIIQEAIDETVKQQRLKLAEQEQEYLKLIKESGIEVNELTPEQREKFVEATKSVYSWFEDTYGDEGKELVDIAKSYNK, encoded by the coding sequence ATGCGTAAAAAAATTCAATTATTAGGGATATTAGTGTTTTGTTTAGCTTTATTAACAGCGTGTGGTGGGGGAAATAATGCAACATCTTCTGAAGGTGTAAAAACAATACGAATATCGCATGTTCTTCCAGAAGAACATCCGACCAATACAACATTAGTAGAGTATTTTAAGCCGATAGTTGAAGAAAAATCCGGTGGAAAATTGAAAGTTGAAATTTATCCAAATGCTCAATTAGGATCTGATAGACAGGCTATTGAATCAGTGATTAATGGTTCTATTGAAATGTCAGTTCCAGGAGGACCGGTTTTATCTGGATTTTACGAAAAATTCATGGTGTATGACTTACCATTTTTATTTGACACAAGAGAAGCAGCTTATGCTGCTTGTGATGGAGAGCTAAAAGATAAGCTGTCTGAAAAATTACTTGAATCACAAAATATTAGAATATTGGGAATAGGGGAAAATGGGTTTAGACACATTACAACAAATAAAGGTCCAATTAAAGAACCGAAAGATTTAAAAGGCCTCAAAATAAGAACAATGGAAAGTCCTAACCACATGAAAACTTTTGAAGCATTAGGAGCAAATGCCACTCCGATGGCATTTAATGAGTTATTTACAGCACTTCAACAAGGTACTGTTGATGGACAAGAAAATCCAATCGCAATAATATATACTTCAAAACTCTATGAAGTACAAAAATATTTAGTGTTGGATGGTCATTACTATGTAAATTGTCCATATATAGTAAATGAAACCTTTTGGCAAAGTTTGAGTTCGGAAGAGCAAAATATTATACAAGAAGCAATAGACGAAACTGTAAAACAACAAAGATTAAAACTTGCAGAACAAGAACAAGAGTATCTTAAGTTAATTAAGGAAAGTGGAATTGAAGTTAATGAGTTGACTCCGGAACAAAGAGAAAAATTTGTGGAAGCAACTAAGTCTGTATATTCATGGTTTGAAGATACTTATGGTGATGAAGGAAAAGAATTAGTAGATATCGCTAAAAGTTATAACAAATAG